The following coding sequences are from one Streptomyces sp. NBC_01485 window:
- a CDS encoding MAB_1171c family putative transporter, which produces MYVSFWLPTVVLGAALAIKLPSILKLWRDPLLRAVGGLLVFACAVFVFAAPKTIAWTNRVTGVPNIAAPWVYSLLTALSASWLLLVIAWRNNLTERGAQTRRATRWVVSVYAGVVALLWVLFALADVPVERIQDLDTYYANTPFMREEILLYLLAHTVACSVTARLVWNWSRTTGLDAWLRWGLRFLGAGYVTNLLFSAAKLTAVGARWTGHDLDWLNTSIAPSAACIAATLVAVGFIVPHAGQYLQERWRVRRRHRSLRPLTRLMRTVTGGRVPFDLRATPELRLIRRETFIRDALLQLSRHLDDDLRARSYDAAVALGVERGRAQALAAAVTLLDAIETRRREQQPPSAASATPDSPATAATPDAVRPPSSASGPSSPSGPDTTYLLREIQDVSRALRHPVDIQAVRARAVAPAESLSTHE; this is translated from the coding sequence TCTGGCTGCCCACCGTCGTCCTGGGCGCCGCCCTCGCCATCAAGCTGCCCAGCATCCTCAAACTCTGGCGGGACCCGCTGCTGCGCGCCGTCGGCGGCCTGCTGGTCTTCGCCTGCGCGGTGTTCGTGTTCGCCGCCCCGAAGACCATCGCCTGGACCAACCGGGTCACCGGGGTGCCGAACATCGCGGCGCCCTGGGTGTACTCCCTGCTCACCGCGCTGTCCGCGTCCTGGCTGCTGCTGGTCATCGCCTGGCGCAACAACCTCACCGAGCGCGGGGCCCAGACGCGGCGCGCGACCCGCTGGGTGGTCTCCGTCTACGCCGGTGTGGTGGCCCTGCTGTGGGTGCTCTTCGCGCTCGCCGACGTGCCCGTGGAGCGGATCCAGGACCTGGACACGTACTACGCCAACACGCCCTTCATGCGCGAGGAGATCCTGCTCTACCTGCTCGCACACACGGTGGCCTGCTCGGTCACGGCCCGGCTCGTCTGGAACTGGAGCCGCACCACGGGCCTGGACGCCTGGCTGCGCTGGGGACTGCGCTTCCTGGGCGCCGGCTACGTGACGAACCTGCTGTTCAGCGCGGCCAAACTCACGGCCGTCGGGGCCCGTTGGACCGGGCACGACCTGGACTGGCTGAACACCAGCATCGCCCCGTCGGCGGCCTGTATCGCCGCCACCCTGGTCGCGGTCGGCTTCATCGTGCCGCACGCCGGCCAGTACCTTCAGGAGCGGTGGCGGGTCCGCCGCCGGCACCGGAGCCTGCGGCCGCTGACCCGGCTGATGCGGACCGTCACGGGCGGCCGCGTGCCGTTCGACCTGCGCGCCACCCCGGAACTGCGGCTGATCCGCCGCGAGACGTTCATCCGCGACGCGCTCCTCCAACTGTCCCGGCACCTCGACGACGACCTGCGCGCCCGCTCCTACGACGCCGCCGTCGCCCTCGGCGTCGAACGCGGCCGGGCCCAGGCGCTGGCCGCCGCCGTGACACTGCTGGACGCGATCGAGACGCGGCGGCGCGAGCAGCAGCCCCCGTCCGCCGCATCGGCCACTCCGGACAGTCCGGCTACTGCGGCTACTCCGGACGCGGTGCGCCCGCCCAGCTCTGCCTCCGGCCCGTCCAGCCCCTCCGGCCCGGACACCACCTACCTCCTCCGGGAGATCCAGGACGTGTCCCGTGCCCTTCGGCACCCCGTCGACATCCAGGCGGTCCGCGCCCGCGCGGTCGCCCCGGCAGAGAGCTTGTCCACGCATGAGTGA
- a CDS encoding NAD(P)/FAD-dependent oxidoreductase, whose translation MLAARALTGLGGPAGLADRVDRVVVVERDVLPDGPAPRKGLPQARHAHMLWSGGVRAVSDLLPGITEALQDAGARRTPVTTDMVVLGTRGWFRRWPESHHVLLAGRDLLDATIRTRVLTDPRVELLTGTEVLGLVGDTGAITGVTVRSRDGDDVRVIEADLVVDATGRGSRAGLWLVELGLGAVERREVDSGLAYASRLYLAPEQARSGYPIVNVQPDMRDGEPGRAGFLLPIEDGRWIVTLNGTRGGEPSPVNDDFVRFAREELRHPVIGELLEQAEPLSDVSYTRATVNRRHFYERMPAWPANFVVLGDALAAFNPLYGHGLAVAAQSAVILRDVVRRHGWGTPGLSRRIQKALARPVGTAWDLAVGQDVFYPGATEKGPTLRDRLVASYVNRLMHTATGNGRIARRVTDVTSLERGPEALLSPSVLVAAALGPLKPALTGPPLTGDELKRAGLR comes from the coding sequence ATGCTCGCGGCACGCGCCCTGACCGGTCTGGGCGGTCCGGCCGGCCTCGCCGACCGGGTCGACCGGGTCGTCGTCGTCGAGCGCGACGTACTGCCCGACGGCCCCGCCCCCCGCAAGGGCCTGCCCCAGGCCCGCCACGCCCACATGCTGTGGTCCGGCGGAGTGCGGGCGGTGTCGGACCTGCTGCCGGGCATCACCGAGGCGCTCCAGGACGCCGGGGCGCGCCGGACGCCGGTCACGACGGACATGGTCGTCCTGGGCACCCGGGGCTGGTTCCGCCGCTGGCCCGAGTCCCACCACGTGCTCCTGGCCGGCCGCGACCTCCTGGACGCGACGATCCGCACCCGGGTTCTCACCGACCCCCGGGTCGAACTCCTCACCGGCACCGAGGTGTTGGGGCTCGTGGGGGACACGGGGGCGATAACCGGGGTGACGGTCAGGTCGCGGGACGGCGACGACGTACGCGTCATCGAGGCCGATCTCGTCGTCGACGCGACCGGGCGGGGGTCCCGGGCGGGGCTGTGGCTGGTGGAGTTGGGGCTCGGGGCGGTGGAGCGGCGGGAGGTGGACTCCGGGCTGGCTTATGCCAGTCGGCTCTATCTGGCGCCCGAGCAGGCACGCTCCGGGTACCCGATCGTCAACGTGCAGCCCGACATGCGGGACGGTGAGCCGGGGCGTGCGGGGTTTCTGCTGCCCATCGAGGACGGCCGCTGGATCGTCACGCTCAACGGCACCCGGGGCGGCGAACCCTCCCCGGTCAACGACGACTTCGTGCGCTTCGCGCGTGAGGAACTGCGGCACCCCGTCATCGGGGAACTCCTCGAACAGGCCGAGCCGCTGTCCGACGTGTCGTACACCCGGGCGACCGTCAACCGCCGGCACTTCTACGAGCGGATGCCTGCCTGGCCGGCGAACTTCGTCGTCCTCGGCGACGCCCTCGCCGCGTTCAACCCGCTCTACGGTCACGGTCTCGCCGTCGCCGCCCAGAGCGCGGTGATCCTGCGGGACGTCGTCCGGCGGCACGGGTGGGGCACGCCCGGACTGTCCCGTCGTATCCAGAAGGCGCTGGCCCGGCCGGTCGGCACCGCCTGGGACCTCGCCGTCGGCCAGGACGTGTTCTATCCCGGCGCGACGGAGAAGGGACCCACGCTCCGGGACCGGCTCGTGGCGTCGTACGTCAACCGGCTGATGCACACCGCCACCGGCAACGGGCGGATCGCCCGCCGGGTGACGGACGTGACCTCGCTGGAGCGCGGCCCGGAGGCGCTGCTGAGTCCCTCGGTGCTGGTGGCGGCCGCGCTGGGGCCGTTGAAGCCGGCGTTGACCGGGCCGCCGTTGACGGGGGACGAGTTGAAGCGGGCGGGGCTGCGGTAG
- a CDS encoding SMP-30/gluconolactonase/LRE family protein has protein sequence MTTSTSPASTSSSSASSSSSYEVAVRAEATLGEGPTWDPATGRLLWLDILGARLHTYDPATGRRTVRVTDQHVGAAKPRAGGGLVLNLRDGVGLLDPDDSFRWLHHEPVPGRRANDAAVAPDGSLWAGTMRYDEAPGGGTLSRFTGDGAAGAVLDDVAVSNGTGWSPDGTLMYYIDSPTRRIDVFTYAPDGRVSDRRPLVQIEDGAGYPDGLTVDADGCVWVALWDGGAVRRYTPAGELDRVITLPTPRITACAFGGADLTDLYITTARVGLTAPHPVAGSLLVVPGAGKGLAQPPFAG, from the coding sequence ATGACAACTTCCACGTCACCCGCGTCCACGTCCTCCTCGTCGGCATCGTCCTCGTCCTCGTACGAAGTCGCCGTCCGGGCCGAGGCGACCCTCGGTGAGGGGCCGACCTGGGATCCGGCCACCGGCCGGCTGCTCTGGCTCGACATACTCGGCGCCCGCCTGCACACCTACGACCCCGCGACGGGCCGCCGCACGGTCCGGGTGACCGACCAGCACGTGGGCGCGGCCAAGCCCCGCGCGGGCGGCGGCCTGGTCCTGAACCTGCGGGACGGCGTCGGCCTCCTCGACCCCGACGACAGTTTCCGCTGGCTGCACCACGAGCCGGTCCCCGGCCGCCGTGCCAACGACGCCGCCGTCGCCCCCGACGGCTCCCTGTGGGCCGGCACCATGCGCTACGACGAGGCTCCGGGCGGCGGCACGCTGTCCCGGTTCACCGGCGACGGCGCGGCCGGGGCGGTCCTCGACGACGTGGCGGTGAGCAACGGGACGGGCTGGAGCCCGGACGGCACGCTGATGTACTACATCGACTCGCCCACGCGCCGGATCGACGTCTTCACATACGCGCCGGACGGGAGGGTCTCCGACCGTCGCCCCCTCGTCCAGATCGAGGACGGCGCCGGCTACCCCGACGGCCTCACCGTCGACGCCGACGGCTGTGTGTGGGTGGCGCTGTGGGACGGGGGAGCGGTACGCCGTTACACCCCGGCGGGCGAACTGGACCGCGTGATCACCCTCCCCACCCCGAGGATCACGGCGTGCGCGTTCGGCGGCGCCGACCTGACGGACCTGTACATCACCACGGCCCGCGTCGGTCTCACGGCCCCCCACCCGGTGGCGGGGTCACTGCTGGTGGTCCCGGGCGCGGGGAAGGGCCTGGCCCAACCGCCGTTCGCAGGCTGA